The following proteins are encoded in a genomic region of Thiomonas sp. X19:
- a CDS encoding CPBP family intramembrane glutamic endopeptidase — MEVTLASVIVLGATAVILNLGRFANKSPYSVSVLEYINTQSKYQALLLSVAGVVLFCLYSVNAANLWSFLTPGKIAAPAKGVPWLGISDNQSWASVGASLSFFITLATSTFVYLQFRKSGEGLKQALPYLPWVLLFSLTNSFSEEVVYRLGIIVPLVGSVDTNYILLFSAAAFGAPHLRGMPNGIVGALMAGFLGWLLAKSMIETNGIFWAWFIHFLQDIVIFSAFVMAAANRAFERDAPKAARPSI, encoded by the coding sequence ATGGAAGTCACCCTTGCGTCTGTTATTGTCCTTGGGGCTACAGCAGTTATCCTCAACCTCGGTCGTTTCGCGAACAAGTCGCCATATTCTGTAAGCGTCCTGGAATACATCAATACCCAATCTAAATATCAAGCTCTACTATTGAGCGTGGCTGGGGTGGTTTTGTTTTGCCTCTATTCCGTGAATGCTGCAAATCTTTGGTCGTTCCTTACACCGGGTAAAATTGCCGCACCTGCCAAGGGAGTGCCATGGCTGGGAATCTCGGATAATCAGTCATGGGCTAGCGTAGGAGCCAGTCTCTCGTTTTTTATCACTCTCGCTACATCGACCTTCGTCTATTTGCAGTTCCGTAAATCTGGAGAAGGTCTAAAACAAGCCCTTCCCTATCTGCCGTGGGTTCTACTGTTTTCCCTCACTAATTCATTCTCGGAAGAGGTGGTTTACCGTCTCGGAATTATTGTTCCGCTCGTTGGTTCCGTTGATACCAACTACATTCTCCTCTTTTCGGCTGCGGCCTTTGGCGCGCCGCACCTTCGTGGCATGCCTAACGGTATAGTTGGTGCATTAATGGCGGGGTTTCTTGGCTGGTTGCTGGCAAAGTCGATGATCGAAACAAATGGTATTTTTTGGGCATGGTTCATCCATTTCTTGCAGGACATCGTTATTTTTTCTGCTTTCGTCATGGCGGCGGCTAACCGTGCATTCGAGAGGGACGCGCCAAAAGCGGCGCGTCCCTCAATTTGA
- a CDS encoding M23 family metallopeptidase — MRQSLVLNPPVHGQWAIMNPPGHAKLAFDFLAVDDNKSPYKDVSLLRHVTSTITVENTLAWDQPVFSVMDGTVVAASDGAPDRERISMVRDLFRLMLFGPKMVPPFSALGGNYVILKCGDVYPLYAHLKKGSVCVRPGDIARNGDLLGKVGNSGSSLQPHLHFQVMNTPDPFPLFKNLVPFAISAASRRNEKQWEPVVRNGLKNGDHLRL, encoded by the coding sequence ATGCGCCAGTCTCTTGTCCTCAATCCTCCTGTGCATGGACAATGGGCAATAATGAACCCACCAGGCCACGCGAAACTCGCGTTTGACTTCTTGGCTGTTGATGACAATAAGTCGCCGTACAAAGATGTGAGTCTGCTCCGCCACGTTACCTCCACCATTACAGTCGAGAATACTCTGGCATGGGATCAACCTGTTTTCTCGGTCATGGACGGAACTGTAGTCGCGGCAAGCGATGGCGCACCGGATAGGGAGCGCATCAGTATGGTCAGAGACTTGTTTCGGCTCATGCTATTTGGTCCGAAAATGGTTCCACCATTCTCAGCCTTGGGAGGAAATTACGTCATTCTGAAATGCGGCGACGTCTACCCGCTCTATGCACATCTGAAGAAAGGTTCCGTCTGCGTACGTCCCGGCGACATCGCGCGCAACGGTGATCTTTTGGGCAAAGTTGGAAATTCGGGGTCTTCACTTCAGCCTCATCTTCATTTCCAAGTCATGAATACCCCAGATCCCTTCCCTCTGTTCAAGAACCTTGTGCCCTTTGCAATCTCCGCCGCAAGCAGACGAAACGAGAAACAATGGGAGCCAGTCGTCCGCAATGGATTGAAAAATGGCGACCATCTACGGTTGTGA
- a CDS encoding SRPBCC family protein, with translation MSLSCTAQATLPCSAEAAFDLSADPVRFPPLFRGYGLIPSIRSITLLSPLALGCERRVANSDGSVLTERVTALQRPHLHAYTLSGFRPPFSWLVRQGVASWTFAHTTDATGAARGCAVEWRYTFTPRAALSQPFVALLLRCCMQPAMQRSLDAMARACAASLATTPV, from the coding sequence ATGTCCCTGTCCTGCACGGCCCAAGCCACCCTGCCCTGCAGCGCCGAGGCCGCGTTCGATCTCTCGGCCGACCCGGTGCGTTTTCCACCCCTGTTTCGCGGCTACGGGCTGATTCCGTCCATCCGCTCCATCACCCTGCTGTCGCCACTGGCCCTGGGGTGCGAGCGGCGCGTTGCCAACAGCGACGGCTCGGTGCTCACCGAACGCGTCACCGCCCTGCAACGCCCTCACCTGCATGCCTACACCCTGAGCGGCTTTCGCCCGCCCTTCTCCTGGCTGGTGCGCCAAGGCGTTGCCAGCTGGACCTTCGCCCACACCACCGATGCCACCGGCGCCGCCCGCGGCTGCGCGGTGGAATGGCGCTACACCTTCACCCCGCGCGCGGCGCTGTCACAGCCCTTCGTTGCCTTGCTGCTGCGCTGCTGCATGCAGCCCGCCATGCAGCGCAGCCTGGATGCGATGGCGCGTGCATGCGCCGCAAGTCTCGCCACCACGCCGGTTTAG
- a CDS encoding phosphatase PAP2 family protein — protein MNAYLLPPRWNRLDTLELPVVRRFAALGRWRWVRFGVGMVNVLADGWIYLPIAVAVYLLARGNAWQMIGQAVLATLLAHIVHVLLKHGLKRPRPFDRDPALAARTRVLGRYAFPSGHCMTLTCVVVPIVHNAPWLWPLATLGVALLAVCRIIAGHHYPTDVLAGIFIGLGVAWPTVAFALIK, from the coding sequence ATGAATGCTTATTTATTGCCTCCACGCTGGAACCGTCTCGACACCCTTGAACTGCCGGTCGTCAGGCGCTTCGCTGCGCTGGGGCGATGGCGCTGGGTGCGGTTCGGCGTCGGCATGGTCAACGTCTTGGCCGACGGTTGGATCTATCTCCCGATCGCGGTGGCGGTCTACCTGCTGGCGCGTGGGAATGCCTGGCAGATGATCGGCCAAGCGGTTTTGGCGACGCTGCTTGCGCACATCGTGCATGTCCTGCTGAAGCACGGACTGAAACGCCCGCGCCCCTTCGACCGCGACCCGGCGCTTGCGGCGCGAACGCGTGTACTCGGCCGCTATGCGTTTCCAAGTGGTCATTGCATGACGCTGACCTGCGTCGTTGTGCCGATCGTTCACAACGCGCCGTGGCTGTGGCCGCTGGCAACCTTGGGTGTCGCGCTGCTCGCGGTATGCCGGATCATCGCGGGCCACCACTATCCGACCGATGTGCTGGCCGGAATCTTCATCGGCCTGGGCGTTGCATGGCCGACGGTGGCGTTCGCGTTGATCAAATGA
- a CDS encoding IS110 family transposase, with protein sequence MVILSVGIDLAKSVFAVHGVNEAGKAELLRPAVPRDKLHELIAALPPCVIGMEACSGAHHWARLFQASGHTVRLIAPKFVTPYRMSGKRGKNDAADAAAICEAVRRPHMRFVPIKTLEQQSLLMVHRARQGFVEQRTATLNRIRGCLSEFGIVLPLKAATVRRRACDCLEDLPGYANIVIGDLLSEVTRLDERITQYDQHIKAMAKEDVRAKRLMQLSGVGETTATCMLAMIGNGHDFDCGRQFAAWLGLAPGQYSSGGKTRLGRITKAADSDLRMLLILGARAMLAAAKNKTDATSRWAVALEARRGYWKAVVAIAAKNARMAWAVLRQGEGFALPS encoded by the coding sequence ATGGTGATTCTGAGCGTTGGCATTGATCTTGCCAAGTCTGTTTTTGCGGTGCACGGGGTCAACGAGGCTGGCAAAGCCGAACTACTGCGTCCGGCCGTGCCGCGCGACAAGCTGCATGAGCTGATCGCGGCGCTGCCGCCTTGCGTGATTGGCATGGAAGCCTGCTCGGGCGCGCACCACTGGGCCCGGCTGTTTCAGGCGTCGGGCCACACCGTGCGTCTGATCGCGCCGAAGTTCGTCACGCCCTACCGCATGAGCGGCAAGCGGGGCAAGAACGATGCGGCCGATGCTGCGGCGATCTGCGAAGCTGTGCGGCGCCCGCACATGCGCTTTGTGCCGATCAAGACCCTGGAACAGCAGTCTCTGCTGATGGTGCACCGGGCCCGGCAAGGCTTTGTCGAGCAGCGCACAGCCACACTCAACCGCATTCGCGGCTGCTTGAGCGAGTTCGGCATCGTGCTGCCGCTCAAGGCCGCCACCGTGCGCCGGCGTGCCTGCGACTGTCTGGAGGACCTGCCGGGTTACGCCAACATCGTCATTGGCGATCTCCTCAGCGAGGTCACCCGACTGGACGAGCGCATCACGCAGTACGACCAACACATCAAGGCCATGGCCAAGGAGGACGTGCGGGCCAAGCGCCTGATGCAACTCAGCGGTGTAGGCGAGACCACGGCAACCTGCATGTTGGCCATGATCGGCAACGGGCACGACTTCGATTGCGGTCGGCAGTTCGCCGCCTGGCTGGGTTTGGCGCCGGGCCAATACAGCTCGGGAGGCAAGACCCGGCTGGGGCGCATCACCAAAGCGGCGGACAGCGACTTGCGCATGCTGCTGATCCTGGGGGCTAGAGCCATGCTGGCGGCGGCCAAGAACAAGACCGATGCCACCAGCCGATGGGCTGTGGCCCTGGAGGCACGACGCGGCTACTGGAAGGCGGTGGTGGCCATTGCGGCGAAGAACGCACGCATGGCCTGGGCGGTGTTGCGTCAGGGCGAAGGCTTCGCGCTGCCGTCTTGA
- the glcE gene encoding glycolate oxidase subunit GlcE yields the protein MNPSDTLATLQEQVRQAAANHTPLAVRGGGSKSWLNPASRQARTGTMLDLHAYAGIVSYEPTELVVTARAGTPLAELEALLATQGQCLPFDPPHFAHTGARATVGGMVAAGLAGPARQGAGAVRDYVLGAVLLSGRAEVLHFGGQVMKNVAGFDVSRLLVGSMGSLGAILEVSLKVLPRAPADATLVFEMSKERAIEQVNLWGGQPLPIAASAWCCGGDGSDHHLHLRLRGAQAAVAAACARLGGQRVDDAAAAALWQGLREQTLPWFATTWAQPGAAGEALWRLAVPPTTPPMRLQGDLLIEWGGAQRWLKTALPAAVMREAAARAGGHATRFRGGDPDTPVFTPPAPPLDRIHREIKRAFDPHGIFPTVMAG from the coding sequence GTGAACCCATCCGACACACTCGCCACCCTGCAAGAGCAGGTGCGGCAGGCAGCAGCCAACCACACCCCGCTTGCCGTACGCGGCGGCGGCAGCAAATCCTGGCTCAACCCTGCCTCGCGCCAAGCGCGCACCGGCACCATGCTGGACCTGCATGCCTACGCCGGCATCGTCAGCTACGAGCCCACCGAACTCGTCGTCACCGCCCGCGCCGGCACACCGCTGGCCGAGCTGGAAGCCCTGCTTGCGACCCAAGGCCAATGCCTGCCGTTCGACCCGCCCCATTTCGCCCACACCGGCGCCCGCGCCACGGTGGGCGGCATGGTGGCGGCAGGGCTTGCCGGTCCCGCCCGCCAGGGCGCCGGCGCGGTGCGCGACTATGTGCTGGGCGCGGTGCTGCTGAGCGGCCGCGCCGAGGTGCTGCATTTCGGCGGCCAGGTGATGAAGAACGTCGCCGGCTTCGACGTCTCGCGCCTGCTGGTGGGGTCGATGGGCTCGCTCGGCGCCATTCTGGAAGTCTCGCTCAAGGTGCTGCCGCGCGCCCCGGCCGACGCCACGCTGGTGTTCGAGATGAGCAAGGAGCGCGCGATCGAGCAGGTCAACCTCTGGGGCGGCCAGCCGCTGCCCATCGCCGCCAGCGCCTGGTGCTGTGGCGGCGATGGCTCCGATCACCACCTCCACCTGCGCCTGCGCGGCGCACAGGCTGCAGTGGCCGCCGCCTGCGCCCGTCTGGGTGGGCAGCGCGTGGACGATGCCGCGGCAGCCGCGTTGTGGCAAGGCCTGCGCGAGCAAACCCTGCCCTGGTTCGCCACCACCTGGGCGCAACCCGGAGCCGCCGGCGAAGCCCTGTGGCGCCTGGCGGTGCCGCCCACCACACCGCCCATGCGCCTGCAGGGCGATCTGCTCATCGAATGGGGCGGCGCCCAGCGCTGGCTCAAAACCGCACTGCCCGCCGCCGTGATGCGCGAAGCCGCCGCACGGGCCGGTGGCCACGCCACGCGCTTTCGCGGCGGCGACCCGGACACGCCGGTGTTCACCCCGCCAGCGCCGCCGCTGGACCGCATCCACCGCGAGATCAAGCGCGCCTTCGATCCTCACGGCATCTTTCCGACGGTGATGGCCGGCTGA
- a CDS encoding helix-turn-helix domain-containing protein, producing MRDIMQATVRMHKGEALFKAGQPVNKLYSVHAGSFKPVVSSPDGRQQIVGFHVAGELMGLESFAMKTFATDGVALEDSEACEIDVGILERHAASSPALQHQIHRLIGNRLANAQQNQFALGSMHAEERLVRFLLDLSQRYRARGLSPDAFVLSMTRQDIASYLGLKLETVSRLMTHLHRDGLLEVMQRQVRIANRDGLTALLTPPEHERTARQAPRCHLSGFGTRNSTAHG from the coding sequence ATGCGCGACATCATGCAAGCCACGGTGCGCATGCACAAGGGCGAGGCGCTGTTCAAGGCGGGCCAGCCGGTCAACAAACTCTACTCGGTGCATGCGGGCTCGTTCAAGCCGGTGGTCAGCAGCCCCGATGGACGCCAACAGATCGTTGGCTTTCACGTCGCGGGAGAGTTGATGGGGCTGGAGAGCTTCGCCATGAAAACCTTCGCGACCGATGGCGTGGCGCTGGAAGACAGCGAGGCCTGCGAAATCGATGTCGGCATCCTGGAACGGCACGCCGCCTCATCGCCGGCCCTGCAGCACCAGATTCATCGCCTGATCGGCAACCGGCTGGCGAACGCCCAGCAAAACCAGTTCGCCCTGGGCAGCATGCATGCCGAGGAGCGGCTGGTGCGCTTCCTTCTCGATCTGTCCCAACGCTACAGGGCGCGCGGGCTCTCGCCCGATGCCTTCGTGTTGAGCATGACGCGGCAAGACATCGCCAGCTATCTGGGTTTGAAGCTGGAGACGGTCAGCAGGTTGATGACGCACCTCCATCGCGATGGGCTCCTGGAGGTGATGCAGCGCCAGGTCCGCATCGCCAACCGCGACGGCCTGACCGCTCTGCTGACGCCGCCGGAGCATGAACGGACTGCAAGGCAGGCTCCACGGTGCCATTTGTCGGGCTTTGGGACGCGAAATTCCACCGCGCATGGTTGA
- a CDS encoding FAD-linked oxidase C-terminal domain-containing protein codes for MNAPIPQDLAARARRQAEVVAALTDVLPASCLLWQREDVTPYECDGLSVYRQKPMVVALPETEAQVAAVLRVCHHLHVPVVARGAGTGLSGGALPHAEGVLLALSRFNRIKAIDKLARTATVECGVRNLAISEAAAPHGLYYAPDPSSQIACTIGGNVAENSGGVHCLKYGLTVHNVLQVRGYTVEGEPITVGNLAGDCAGPDLLAVVIGSEGMLMVVTEVTVKLIPKPVLARCIMASFDDLRKAGDAVASLIADGIIPAGLEMMDKPMTAAVESFVHAGYDLDAAAILLCESDGTPEEVEEEIGRMLAVLQGCGATALTISRDEAERLRFWSGRKNAFPASGRISPDYYCMDGTIPRKRIADMLLAIQGMEREFALRCVNVFHAGDGNLHPLILFDANQTGELERAEAFGAKILEACVEMGGSITGEHGVGLEKINSMCVQFSPEELEQFLAMRRAFDPAEHLNPGKNIPSHARCAEYGKMHVRGGRVAFPELPRF; via the coding sequence ATGAATGCCCCCATCCCCCAAGACCTCGCCGCGCGCGCGAGGCGCCAAGCCGAGGTGGTGGCCGCCCTGACGGACGTGCTGCCTGCCTCCTGCCTGCTGTGGCAGCGCGAGGATGTAACCCCCTACGAATGCGACGGCCTGTCCGTCTACCGGCAGAAGCCGATGGTCGTGGCGCTGCCGGAGACCGAGGCCCAGGTGGCCGCGGTGTTGCGCGTTTGCCACCACCTGCACGTGCCCGTGGTGGCGCGCGGCGCGGGCACCGGGCTGTCGGGCGGGGCGCTGCCGCATGCCGAGGGCGTGCTGCTGGCGCTCTCGCGCTTCAACCGCATCAAGGCCATCGACAAGCTGGCGCGCACGGCCACGGTGGAATGCGGCGTGCGCAACCTGGCCATTTCCGAAGCCGCCGCGCCCCACGGCCTGTACTATGCGCCCGACCCCTCCAGCCAGATCGCCTGCACCATCGGTGGCAACGTGGCGGAGAACTCCGGCGGCGTGCATTGCCTGAAATACGGCCTCACCGTGCACAACGTGCTGCAAGTGCGCGGCTACACCGTGGAGGGCGAGCCCATCACGGTGGGCAATCTGGCCGGCGACTGCGCGGGGCCGGATCTTCTGGCCGTGGTCATCGGCAGCGAGGGCATGCTGATGGTCGTCACCGAAGTCACCGTCAAGCTCATTCCGAAGCCTGTGCTGGCGCGCTGCATCATGGCCAGCTTCGACGATCTGCGCAAGGCCGGCGACGCCGTGGCCAGCCTGATCGCCGACGGCATCATCCCGGCCGGGCTGGAGATGATGGACAAGCCCATGACGGCGGCGGTCGAGTCCTTCGTCCACGCCGGCTACGACCTGGACGCCGCCGCCATTCTGCTGTGCGAGTCCGACGGCACGCCGGAGGAGGTGGAGGAGGAAATCGGCCGCATGCTCGCCGTGCTGCAAGGCTGCGGCGCCACGGCCCTGACCATCAGCCGCGACGAGGCCGAGCGCCTGCGCTTCTGGAGCGGGCGCAAGAACGCCTTCCCCGCCTCGGGCCGCATCTCGCCCGACTACTACTGCATGGACGGCACCATCCCGCGCAAGCGCATCGCCGACATGTTGCTGGCCATCCAGGGCATGGAGCGCGAGTTCGCGCTGCGCTGCGTCAACGTGTTCCATGCCGGCGACGGCAATTTGCACCCGCTGATCTTGTTCGACGCCAACCAGACCGGCGAACTGGAGCGCGCCGAGGCCTTCGGCGCGAAAATCCTGGAGGCCTGCGTCGAGATGGGCGGCTCCATCACCGGCGAGCATGGCGTGGGGCTGGAAAAAATCAACTCCATGTGCGTGCAGTTCAGCCCCGAGGAACTCGAACAGTTCCTGGCCATGCGCCGCGCCTTCGACCCCGCCGAGCACCTCAACCCGGGCAAGAACATCCCCAGCCACGCGCGTTGCGCCGAGTACGGCAAGATGCATGTGCGCGGCGGGCGCGTGGCGTTTCCGGAGCTGCCACGCTTTTGA
- a CDS encoding DNA-directed DNA polymerase yields the protein MLRCLLVDFNAYFASVEQQARPELRGRPVGVVPMMADTTCCIAASYEAKAFGVKTGTQVTEARKLCPGMVFVEARHALYVEFHHRAIAAVDRVAPVERVLSIDEMACGLPMGWSSRERATALALRIKAGLREALGECLRVSVGIAPNVFLAKQASNLQKPDGLVVLDDTDLPGPLLRMKLDDLTGINRGMLARLHAHGLTTVAQLWRARREQLHTIWGGVGGDDFHDQLHGLPVQRLASPRRTLSHSHVLPPEQRNRDDACAVLDRLTQKAAMRLRREGLVAGAMSVGLRCAARGQASQRWEQAARMAHTQDTQTLLHTLAALWAGLPPRLPPPFKVGMVLHDLLPLAQSSAGLFDDDSRRSGLWQAVDALNLRYGKHTVYCGSAHRARDSAPMRIAFNRIPDLGTEA from the coding sequence ATGTTGCGTTGTCTGCTCGTCGATTTCAATGCCTACTTCGCCTCGGTGGAGCAGCAGGCGCGGCCGGAGCTGCGCGGGCGGCCGGTGGGGGTGGTGCCGATGATGGCCGACACCACCTGCTGCATCGCCGCCAGCTACGAGGCCAAGGCCTTCGGCGTGAAGACCGGCACCCAGGTGACCGAGGCGCGCAAGCTCTGCCCCGGCATGGTGTTCGTCGAGGCGCGGCATGCGCTGTACGTGGAGTTCCACCACCGCGCCATCGCCGCGGTGGACCGGGTGGCGCCGGTGGAGCGGGTGCTGTCCATCGACGAGATGGCCTGCGGCCTGCCCATGGGCTGGAGCAGCCGCGAGCGCGCCACCGCGCTGGCGCTGCGCATCAAGGCCGGGCTGCGCGAGGCGCTGGGTGAATGCCTGCGCGTGTCGGTGGGCATTGCGCCCAATGTATTCCTGGCGAAACAGGCGTCGAACCTGCAAAAGCCCGACGGCCTGGTGGTGCTGGACGACACCGACCTGCCCGGCCCGCTGTTGCGCATGAAGCTCGACGACCTCACCGGCATCAACCGCGGCATGCTGGCGCGGCTGCACGCGCATGGGCTGACCACGGTGGCGCAGCTGTGGCGCGCGCGGCGCGAGCAACTCCACACCATCTGGGGCGGTGTCGGTGGCGACGACTTCCACGACCAGCTCCACGGCCTGCCGGTGCAACGCCTGGCCAGCCCGCGCCGCACCCTGAGCCACAGCCACGTGCTGCCACCCGAGCAGCGCAACCGCGACGACGCCTGCGCCGTGCTCGACCGACTGACGCAAAAAGCCGCCATGCGCCTGCGCCGCGAAGGCCTGGTGGCCGGCGCCATGAGCGTGGGCCTGCGCTGCGCCGCCCGCGGCCAGGCATCGCAGCGTTGGGAACAGGCCGCACGCATGGCGCACACGCAGGACACCCAGACCCTGCTGCACACCCTGGCCGCGCTCTGGGCGGGTTTGCCGCCGCGGCTGCCGCCGCCATTCAAGGTCGGCATGGTGCTGCACGACTTGCTGCCGCTGGCGCAAAGCAGCGCCGGCCTGTTCGATGACGACAGCCGCCGCAGCGGCCTGTGGCAGGCGGTGGATGCGCTGAACCTGCGCTATGGCAAGCACACCGTCTATTGCGGCAGCGCCCACCGCGCCCGCGACAGCGCGCCCATGCGCATCGCCTTCAACCGCATTCCCGACCTCGGCACCGAGGCGTGA
- a CDS encoding sterol desaturase family protein, giving the protein MDNPILLLLGPVFLGFIAWEAWHFRRMGRSNYTWADTTSNAALALMHQASDAVAWLLTFGLFVGLWQHRLFNIPATWWSVVLLVVAQDFFYYWFHRTSHRVRWLWASHVTHHSSERLNLSTAFRQSLAYPISGMWLFWLPLAWIGFAPAHIVAVVAINLAFQFFVHTEAVGQLGWLEHVFNTPSHHRVHHARNPQYLDRNYAGVFIVWDKLFGSFTPEDPAHPCVYGIVHPIRSHNPITLTFHEWIAMLRDAARARGLRQRLVQLFGPPDRALADQESAPLPRSNSIGTTMQPPP; this is encoded by the coding sequence ATGGACAACCCCATCCTGCTCTTGCTCGGCCCGGTCTTCCTCGGCTTCATCGCCTGGGAAGCCTGGCATTTCAGGCGCATGGGCCGCAGCAACTACACCTGGGCGGACACCACCTCCAACGCCGCCCTGGCGCTGATGCACCAGGCCTCGGACGCGGTGGCCTGGCTGCTCACCTTCGGCCTGTTCGTCGGGCTCTGGCAGCATCGTCTGTTCAACATTCCCGCCACCTGGTGGAGTGTGGTTTTGCTCGTCGTCGCCCAGGACTTTTTCTACTATTGGTTTCACCGCACCAGCCACCGCGTGCGCTGGCTGTGGGCCTCGCATGTCACTCACCATTCGTCGGAGCGGCTCAACCTCTCCACCGCGTTCCGCCAGAGCCTCGCCTACCCCATCTCGGGCATGTGGCTGTTCTGGCTGCCGCTGGCGTGGATCGGCTTCGCCCCTGCGCACATCGTCGCCGTGGTCGCCATCAATCTGGCCTTCCAGTTCTTCGTCCACACCGAGGCGGTGGGCCAGCTCGGCTGGCTGGAGCATGTGTTCAACACCCCTTCGCACCACCGCGTGCACCACGCCCGCAACCCGCAATACCTCGACCGCAACTACGCGGGCGTGTTCATCGTGTGGGACAAGCTGTTCGGCAGCTTCACGCCGGAAGATCCGGCCCATCCCTGCGTCTACGGCATCGTCCATCCGATCCGCAGCCATAACCCCATCACCCTCACCTTTCACGAATGGATCGCCATGCTGCGCGACGCTGCACGCGCACGCGGGCTGCGCCAGCGGCTGGTGCAACTGTTCGGTCCACCCGACCGGGCGCTGGCGGATCAGGAGTCTGCGCCTTTGCCACGATCGAACAGCATCGGCACGACCATGCAGCCCCCTCCATAG
- a CDS encoding VOC family protein, with protein sequence MFTYLMLGTNDLARAVRFYDPVMAALGHARCDTGNDASDDEAGWGTYLDDGRQELALWLCQPFNGQPASAGNGTMVALAARTRAQVDAFHAAALAQGGTNEGAPGLRPHYGPDFYAAYVRDPDGNKLAAVCRAAPSASGLGA encoded by the coding sequence ATGTTCACCTACCTCATGCTCGGCACCAACGATCTGGCCCGGGCCGTGCGCTTCTACGATCCGGTGATGGCTGCGCTCGGCCATGCGCGTTGTGACACGGGGAACGATGCGTCCGATGACGAAGCCGGTTGGGGCACCTATCTCGACGACGGGCGGCAGGAACTGGCGTTGTGGCTGTGCCAGCCCTTCAACGGCCAGCCCGCGAGCGCCGGCAACGGCACCATGGTGGCGCTGGCCGCGCGCACGCGGGCGCAGGTGGATGCCTTTCACGCCGCAGCCCTCGCCCAAGGCGGCACGAACGAAGGCGCGCCCGGCCTGCGCCCGCATTACGGCCCCGACTTCTACGCCGCCTACGTGCGCGACCCCGACGGCAACAAGCTCGCCGCCGTGTGCCGCGCGGCGCCGAGCGCGTCGGGGCTTGGGGCGTAA